A genome region from candidate division KSB1 bacterium includes the following:
- a CDS encoding Mut7-C RNAse domain-containing protein produces MKTKHTAWFRFYEELNDFLPRDKKKRDILYEFSGHPGVKDAIEALGVPHPEVELILVNGKSVGFDYHLQHGDRVSVYPMFESLDVRSLIRLRPQPLRIPRFVLDVHLGKLAANLRLLGFDALYRNDYSDPQIIDISVNERRIILTRDRGILKTGAVTHGYCLRSDDPEQQTREVLSRFDLYNSVSLFTRCVKCNGKIVQVEKHAIQDQIPEKAAKYYDDFHQCQSCGQIYWKGSHFSKMQKKIKKLLKREN; encoded by the coding sequence ATGAAAACAAAGCATACAGCCTGGTTTCGGTTTTATGAGGAATTGAATGATTTTCTGCCGAGGGATAAGAAAAAACGGGATATCCTTTACGAGTTTTCAGGTCATCCGGGTGTCAAGGATGCGATAGAGGCGCTTGGGGTACCGCATCCGGAAGTGGAGCTGATTCTGGTCAATGGCAAATCTGTGGGGTTTGATTATCATCTGCAGCATGGCGACCGGGTGTCTGTTTATCCCATGTTCGAAAGTTTGGATGTTCGATCGTTGATCCGTCTCCGGCCGCAGCCGCTGCGGATTCCGCGTTTTGTCCTGGATGTGCATTTGGGAAAATTGGCTGCCAACTTGCGGCTTTTGGGATTTGATGCGCTGTATCGCAATGATTATTCCGATCCGCAGATTATTGATATTTCCGTGAATGAACGCCGCATTATTCTGACCCGGGACCGCGGGATTTTAAAGACCGGCGCCGTGACGCACGGGTACTGTTTGCGCTCTGACGATCCGGAGCAACAGACCCGGGAAGTACTGAGCCGTTTTGATCTTTACAACAGCGTCAGTTTGTTTACCCGCTGTGTCAAATGCAACGGAAAAATTGTGCAGGTCGAAAAGCATGCGATCCAGGATCAAATACCGGAAAAAGCCGCAAAATACTATGATGATTTTCATCAATGTCAATCATGCGGGCAGATTTACTGGAAGGGGTCGCATTTTTCAAAAATGCAAAAGAAAATCAAGAAATTGTTGAAACGGGAAAACTAA